Below is a genomic region from Kwoniella dejecticola CBS 10117 chromosome 4, complete sequence.
AAACTTCCAGCTCCATTCGCACTGCCTGCACCAGCACCATTgccagcaccagcaccagctcCATTTGCGCTACTAGTCCCTCCAATCGGACTAGCTAAATTCCTAttattcgtattcgtattcgtattaATCGACCAACCatctccccctcctcctcctgttGGACCATTTAACCCTCTCCAAGACCATCCGGACTCATAACTCTCCCACGAGCCTTTGCGTCTTATCGCGCGCACTGACGCATCCCTATCTGCCCGTTTGAACGACATGATCGATGCGGCTGTACTCAGATGAGTATTGATTGAaggctgatattgatattgatattgtTGCTGATATCCATATTGATGATTCATCGCACTATTTTCAAAATTCACTGATAATGGTCgatctctctctctgtctctttcttctgctgGATTTGCAGTCGTATTTGTAATGGTGTTTGTAGCAGGGTTGATAGATGTCGGAGTAGGTGCCCAGTGAATAGATGGTGAAGTGATTGAACTTGGTCTGCCCGACGAAGCTCCGCCAGCTGCAGCTACAGCCGCAGCAGAAGTTTCTTTCAATCGGTGGATCGAAGGTGGGTTAGGTATTGCAAAAGCAGCAGTTGAAGTAGGTGGGGGAGCCATTGAAGCTTGTTGCGATTGAGGTGTTTCTTGAATCTCGGCATTCGGAGTGAGCGGTTGCGATACTGTCGGAGTATGAGGTGTGATTGATCCGCTGCCACTAGCACTCGCATTTCCGCTACGGGTGATAGCGCTTGCATGGCTCGGATTGTGATTCAGTGGGGAACCGATCTGAGTCGGCAACAAACCGAAAGTCGAGCTTGCCAGTGTCAACATCGAGGCGTTATCATCCGGGACCTCATTCGGAATAGGGTTATGCACTGGGTGATGCGGTGTATGTTTGGGCGCTTGGACATGTACGTGTGGGTGGGAGTGTGGGTCCGGACCCTGGTTGTGATAGTTGCTATTGCTATTAGGAGGAATCGGTAAAGTTGGTCGGGTAGGGGAAGATGTGGTATTGCTCGTGGGCGTTGTTGGGGACGGAGGAGCAGGTGACGAGCCTCCTGAAGAGATCTCGTGTTCATGCGCAGCAAGTGGTGATTCTGCCCTAGATGACCGGTCacgctgacgagatggatcAGAATTGGGCGAGGAAGTGATGACATCACCCAAACCAAAAGACCCTTGAGGGGCAATGGGAGTCTGCGTTGAACTGTGTGAGGATATAGGTAGTTGGATATGAAGTTGATtctgctgaggctgaagctgcaGTTGAGCCTGTGGTTGAGCTATATGAGCGATGGCAGGTGAGGAATCGAACGAGATGCAGGTTGTAGGTTTAGTCGATGTCGAATCTTGTCGactctctctttccctcccatcattctcatcttcgtcctcatcttcatcttggtcatctggTTGTCGATCATAGCTATACCTATAAGTCGACCCATACAGCCCATCCAGACTCCCTGTAGTCGACCTTGCATGGCCTGCGCCTGACCATGTCGAGTAGAAGGTATTCGTCCTGCTTCTACCCCCGTCAAACTGCCTTGAAGTCGGTGGAGGAAAAGCATTCGATCCCGTTCTTGATAAAACTGATGTAGATGGCGTCGGTGATCCAGGATGACTAGGTGGGAAAGGTCGCAGACTCGCATCGTCAtctgctccagctccagtcCCACCCCCGACAGCTGTATTGACGAATGCCATGTATCCTcccgaagctgagatcggtCGCTCGTTCGTCCCATTCGTACTTGTCCTTCCCCTAAATCTGGTGGGTCGAGCATTGTCGTCAAGACTCCTGGCGTACGAATTGGTGGATGATCGTATACTGTCCATGGAGTATGATCTCGAGCGAGGACTTCGGGACAGGTAGGAGTATGAGTACGACATGGAGACTGTCGTATTTGTttccccatcttcttctctagTCAATCTGTTCAGATGGTTGTTGGCATCTGCGTTTGAGTTTGGGCCCGGATTTGCATTTGAAGtagtgtgagtgtgagtgtgtgtATGGGCAATTTGATTACGACCATTCTTGCGTTTGATCGTATCTCGTAAACCGATACCTGACGAAGCGATAAGTTTCGGAATAGGTATTGAGGGGTAAGGATTATTCGCTTCTCtccttcgatctctttcgaCAGTGCCGACATTACTTATTCTCGTCGAATAGAGGGATAAAGAAGGTTGAGTGGAATTGGAAGTCGAGGAATTCTCCCTTCTCATATTGATCATTCCGACTGTTTCTCCTCCAGCGCTGGGTCCGGCTCCAGCTTTTCTAGGAGACTTGGTAGTGTTGGTAGTAGTAGTGCTGGGTTTAGGCATCGAAGGTAATCTATTTCTACCTCCATTACTACTCCCTCCACCTAACTTTGGTGATCCACCGAGTCCAGCCATCATGCGTTGACCATTCGCCGCATGAGGggcagaggacgaagaaggggtctCAGAGATAGTAGCTCTCCTCGAACCTAGTTTACGGGATATCCAATCTAATATGACGGGTTTGGTACCCCGCTCCTTGAGTTGCTGCggctgctgttgttgttgttgatattgttgttgttgatattgttgttgttgatattgagTTGGGTGGGCATTTTGATGGTCTTTGTAAGGATGATCTGGTAAATGTCGTTTGGATTGTTGTTGAGTATGTAAATTGGCGTAAGCTTCTGCAGGTGTACGTCCATggccttgaccttgattcaGCCCGTTGGCTTCAACGTTGGATGGTCCTGATGTAGCTTTTGGAGATTGAGGAGAGCGTGGACGTTGACCTGGCGGATACAGGGGTCCAGGCCCACCATGAGGATGTCTGCAATTTGACTGTGATGCTTCTTTGATAGTTTGAGGGAGATACGATCCACCCGTATCATTGCTGATGCTTCGGTGATCCAGAGGTGGGGAGTTAAGGACGAGtcgaggagatgatggtccGGAAGAAGGCATCATGGGCGAGCAAGGTCGTTTAGGTGATTTAGTCATCGGTCCAGTATCGAAATGGACGAACTATTGAGGATCTTATATCGGAAAGGGGGGAAGGAATAGCTCGCAAGGTGTACTGGAGGCTACTATGATGATCCCATCCTGGATGATATGATGTTTGGGTACATGTATTTGAATATGATCAATCAAAGGGAGAGGTAAGAAGACGAGGTAACTGCGTTGACAGTAACATGTAATCTCGGGTGTACAATGCCCGATTATAGCCTACTCAATTTGTTTACATAAAACAACGAACGACCTGTAGGAGTAACCGAACTGACGCGCAAGTGCGTCTTGGCATCACGTTGTTCATGGGTTCATGCATGAATAAAGTGATAATACCTATAGGAGTACAACAAATCCATGCACATGTCTATGCAAAGCCAGCATACTGAGTGCAATACAGTAACGATCTGCTACCCGCTACCCACTACACCATCTCCCTCCATAGATATCATAACTCCTCAATCCTCCTTCTACGCTCCCATCTCCTGATTCCGCATCTTGACCTACGAACGCATAactctcattcgcattctgtcttcttctcggacACCTGAACCCCATATTCACCGGACATTTCCTATCTACAAAATTACAAACCGACAAACAGGGAAGCAGTTCATCGAATTCGTACTCCGGCATATACGTGTCAGTACCGTTATTCCTAGCTTGAGATGGCGTTCGATGGATGACCGCTGGTATAGGCGTATCATCTATCGTCTGTTCTGAATCcgaacccgaacccgaatctgaagaagggtcGGAGCATCGAGGAATGAGTAGATGGCATAGCCAATCGCGATACGAGGCGAAACAATCTGAACATGTCGATACGTGTGAATAGAGGTCTCTTCCGCATGCTTGGGCCGATAATGACGTCGAGAATGCCTCGAGGTTGGTAGTGAGCAACGAAGTCAGGTCGTCAGGTAATGATTGAATAGGAGAGGTCTCTGAGATCAGGTCGCCTGAGGGTGTTGAGGCGGATGAGGAATTGACGGGGAGCGGCGCAGAGTATGCGATTGATGGGCAGGTGGAAGTGGGTAAGACCAATTGACAGGGGAAAGACGCTGGGGATCAAATCACGAAACAAAGCATCAGCTAAGCATCGTGAAGTGCGGGTCTTCCGCAGCAGAGATGGGGAgagcttgactcacctgccTTGGTGTTGAACCATATTGGACCTGACCAAACCCCATTTTGATCTTTCAGCCAAGTCGTATAATTCGTACCCGCTTCCAGACCACCAATGACCCAGTATTGCCTGTACCCTGCCAAACTGTCCACAGTGGACCATTGGGGTTCTTCAGTCCGCACGATAACTTTCTCAGCTAATGATCCAGTGGTATTCACCGCCAAGGAAATCGCACATTGAGAGTATTCCAGCTGATTGGTCGTGGGTGAATTATCAGAAGATGTGGGTACGACGTAAAGCGTCAGATTCTCCGATAAGCTGGTATTACCCGAGACGAGCGAGTCCGGCGACAAGTCGTTGATGGGGACAAGGGGTAGTTGCGCAGAGGGCAGGGTATAGTTGGGATAAGAAGGTTCGGCTTCAGAGTAAGAATAGAGTAACGGCGAGAAAATCAAAGCTTGGTTCGAGGTTGTATCTCCCAAATACGGCAGTGCGGACGACATACTGTTGAGTGGACCTGTAGATACGTTTGTAAATCACCAAGGCTTAGGCGTGTCACTGATTGAGccagagaagggaggaacCGCACGTACCGTCTTCGGAAGCGTCCATCTGAATGACCAACCGTCCACTAACGTCCACCTCGTCCAACGtgactccatcatcatgtaAACCAAGTCCAAAAAGCACATTGACGGGGACTTCATCCGTTGAATTCAGACTGAAATTCCCAAATCCTCTATCAAGTGCGACTTTCCAACTCTGACCATTCTTATTGATCTTCCTATTGTATCCTACGGCCTTGGTACCGCCCGACGACGCGTCTGAGATCGGTTTAGTACCAATATCGAAGGATGGTGGATCCGCCGTTGAAAGTAGGATCGTAGGTAACAGAGTCGAGTTCGAGGTCAGGGTGCATATTGAGAATGTCAGATATACAAGGTTTGTCGAAGGAAGGACTATCTGGATTAATGGTGTGGTCGCATTGAGTGAAGGAAGGGATACGCTGGTAGGTAGAGAAGATATTGAGTATGTCTTGGTTGTCTGTGAGGTTGGagtggaggaggcggaagacgatgttgaggtggatATTCGGGATGAAGTAGTCTGACTGGAGGAGATTGTACTTCGACCACTTGATACACTTGAGGAAGCAGATGATGTCGAGGTGGTATCTTGAGCTGAGATTAAGGGTAGAAGTGTGAACGCAACGACCAGTATGATGATCCTCAGCACCACCGACGAGGCTGAGCTGTGATGCTTGCGGCGACCCCTCGGTCTCGTTCCCATGGGAGCTAtcggctgatcaatcgaCATCTTGGGATTGAGAAGCGTCCTACCAGATGCGGCTAGGGAGGGAATGCTATATCATCGTTCGCGGATTGAACGCAAGCGTCATTCCGGACAGCAATATATTTGGTTGCTCCTGATTCTGCGAGGCCTGCTTCTCTTTGGGGTCCTCGGGGGTCAATTGGTCATCGTTTCAGagttgagcgagatgagaCGGGCAAAAGCAATATTCGCAGCTGGAGGACTAACGCGAGTGACAAAGGTACGAAAGTGGTTGGTGTGCCTGATACTGCAGGATGACACCTCGGCTGGAGGTGATTACCATGTGATGCcgtcagtatcagtatcaggcTCATTCAGTCGGGTTTCGCCTGTATCCTTGTTTGGTTTCAAGTAGTATCATTATTGCTGATGTCTTCGCGATTGCTTTTTCTGCTCCTTATCAGATAAATCAGTACGCAGGTGTCCATCCAAGTTTCAGTACCATAAAGTAATACCCAGGAATTGGATCTTCAAGGTCTCCAATACGGACAATTCACATTTCCAGGCTTCAGAGTGACAAAGCCGAATTGGATCAAGCAAAACAATCAGATCGCTCCGTTTTGTCGTTTTCAGCATAATATCGACCGACCGGCAGCTCTGCAAACGATATTCATAGCCACCCGTCAAGTCCTTACAAGTCTTCAACGATACAATCAAATGCAGATATAACATGCCGCGCCGAAATCCCCCATCAAGCATAACCTTACTActccctcccccttcttccgcatctacCTCCCTCCtcgcttcatcctccaagAACCCCCAACCTCAGGACCCTTCACTACCCGTACCAGACTTGGAAGTCCTGATATTAGCCAAGAAGCTAGCTTCGGAGAAAGGCCAGAAATTCGATATCGAGGCTTATCTAACCGAAGACCAACTAGAAGAATACCGAACAAAATACTTAAAATTACCACCTAAACCACCTCCGGCATTACCTCCtactcctcctcctccggccCCACTCCCTCTTTTAGCACCCGAAGAGACACCCGGTCCGGGTACACCAACCATCGAAATCGAGATACACACACCCACACCTGCTCCAGGCACTCCCAATGCCAACGGAAGCGCAAGTGCAACTACAAATGGAGAGACTGCTACTTCTACGCCAATAaagaggttgatcaagataCCCGACCTGAGTCATCTGCATTGGAAGCAGCGTGCCAAGCGGATAGCGGAGCTCACCAGGGAGGCAGAGATGATTGCCAATGGAGAATTACCGGAGAGCGCCTCCTCTCTCTTCAATCAGCCTGAAGATGCTGGACCGGGCGGAGCGCAtggagggggaaagaagggcGAATTGACGGAAAAGGATAGGGAGGTGATACGGGGTAGTGCGAGCTATTGGTGAGTTTGCGACTGGTTCCAAACTTCTGAGCGACATCGCGTGCTTGTCTGGTGTGCATCCTTATCAAATGTCTGGGCAATTACAGGAACTCCCTCTTAATCTCTGCGCGTAAATCACGAGGACCCCAATGGGATTTCTCATTACAGCAATATCAATACGACCGGTCGTCCTCTGAATACTATAATCACGGCAAAGAGCCCCGGCCAGACGAAGAGGTAGCTTCATCTATCAAACCGACACCTCAAGCTGCCAAGGCAGAGTTGGACGGAGATGcggatgagcaagaagaagggctgGCAGAGAACGATGTGGTCGATGGGTCAAGtccaaagaagaagcggaagttGAGTTCagctgagaaagagagacCAAATGGTCTGACTATGAGTATGGTCGAAGAAAACGGAAACGTGAacggggaagaggagaatcgGAAAAGGATAAAATCAAATTCGATCTCCCAAACTCCCGGATCAATCACCCATTCAATACCTTTACCCAAACAAAGTCCtcatcaaacccatcaacCAACACCACGTTCGCGAAACGCGAATCTGCCCTCGAACACACCTCAGACAAATTCAgcttctctcccttctcaacACGCACCCTCGCAATCACCGTATCGGAATCCCACGCCGCAGTCACAGCCACAGTCACAGACGCAATCACAGCCACACGTCCAGCCTTCTCAGCTATTTGGCGGGATCGGTATTGGCCGTCCATCACTTCCCACTCAGAattcatcgacttcttcctcgtcctcgataCCCCAGCTCAACCAGACTCAGAATGCCAACCCAAGTCAAAAtccgcagatgcagatgaacAATCCGTTATTGGGTTTGATGCAAGCTCAAGCCGGAGGTCAGGGTATGAATCCGAACTTACTAGCTTCATTACAACAATttcaacagcagcagcagcagcagcaaaacCAACCTTCGGCTGGCAGTAATAACCCGCAACAAGGTCTATCTCAGACGTTTAATCCTTCTTTCGGAGGAATGAATCTGAATCCTCAGCAGTTGAGTGGATTGACAGGATTGAACCCTCAACAATTGAGCGGGCTGAATCCGAATCAGTTGATGGGATTGAGCAATATGATGCAATCTATGAATCCCCAATTCctccaacaacagcaacaacaaaTGAAtgccggaggaggaggattgaACGTATTAGGACAACATTCCAATAATACCCAAACACCATCGGGGATGAGTATGGgcatgggaatggggatgagTCAACATGGTTTGACACAGACTTTGGGTAATATGGCGATGTTATCGTCCTTCAACCAGactcagaatcagaatcagggtCAGAATCAAGGTGGACCTATGTTAGGCggggcaggagcaggggcaggggcaggAGCTGGAGCGGGGAATTGGTCGGAATTTACGAGTAGCTAGGTGGCTTCTCTTTGATCAAACAggagggaggggaagggCAGGGAAGGGAAGTGTGGTCATGGCTACGATGGATGCTTTGATGTCGACAGCTTGTACTCGTTGATACTACATACTACACAGGAGAATCCGGATTAAAGGGAATAGGAAAAATGATAAGggactttgattttgatttcggGATTTCAGTCTTACTCTAGTACTAGTACTACACTACAAGCTGTCTGAATGGTGCATTCATGGtgttatatatatatcataTGTACAAGTCAAACCACAATGTAGAGGTATCCATGATCCATTTGGACAGGTATCGGGCATTGATCGAGGGGTATCCGGGTTACTTGGTTTGACACGGTACGGCAAGGCATTTAAGCGAGACTCGTAGCCtgagtgaaggtggagggATTCCATCTCGAAAACATCGTATGCGGTCTTGGTCAATGCCATAACCTTGTATCTCTGCAATAGCACATATCTATTCGCACATTCCGAAGTCGTAGAAAGATCAGAATAcacagaggatgagagcCGTCATACAGAGAGTGATCAATGCTTCAGTAGTTGGTAAGCCCACGTATCCACTATTATGGTATCGTTATCTGACGAGATCGGTTGCGTTGTGTGGTGTGTGGTCCATTCTAGTCGATGGTCAGACGATATCGTCGATTGGGAAAGGACTCCTCGTGCTTGTCGGGATTGATCGGTGTGAGTTGTCTGTTCTAGAACACCTAGTATATCTGCACTGTGCGTGCGGTGTGTCGGCGCAAGAGGGGAATAAGGGGAGACATACACACCTGAGCTTCCCATCTATTGATCACTCTCAACTCGTAAATCCTGAGAGAAGATAAACCTGGAACACGAGACGAAATGGGTTGCGTCTCCACGTCAATGAAAAAGCTCATATTGTTTGATTCTTGACGATCGGGTTGGGTAGACGACGAGCCGTCGGACGCTTCGCAAATaatcaagaagatcttgactgCCCGTTTGTTCGACGATGATACCGGCtcgatgtggaagaagagcgtcAAAGATATAGATGGGGAAGTGTTATGTGGTGAGTCCCCAATATAAGATTCACCTGCATGCGGAAGAACAATAATGTTCAGAATGACAGCGatttgatgaatgatcgaATGGATTTGGATAGTCTCCCAATTCACCTTGTTAGCCAAGTTCAAAGCTTCCACGAAACCTGATTTCCACGAGTCCATGGTGCGTCACGGCGAAACCGTCCAATTCGAATCGTCCATGACCGTTTGACTGATCAACCGGGGAAATGCCTGACTATATGCATGTGCATAAATAGTCCACCATACCCGGTAAAGCCTTTTATACGACTTTCATGGATGACCTCAAAAAGGCTTATCACCCCAACAAGATAAAGGGTGAGCTCATCTAACTTCCCTGCATCAGTTAGGAATTTAACGACTTTGTGACATGACTCGAGTCGACCTGGTAGGGTAGCTGACACTTTTTTTATGGTGGGTTTCGCAGACGGGCAATTTGGAGCTATGATGCAGGTGTCCCTCACCAACGATGTATGTGTTCCTTATACACT
It encodes:
- a CDS encoding D-tyrosyl-tRNA(Tyr) deacylase; this translates as MRAVIQRVINASVVVDGQTISSIGKGLLVLVGIDRYDEPSDASQIIKKILTARLFDDDTGSMWKKSVKDIDGEVLCVSQFTLLAKFKASTKPDFHESMSTIPGKAFYTTFMDDLKKAYHPNKIKDGQFGAMMQVSLTNDGPVTILLDSKSSASSSSSKSTPSTSRSITPGPSSNTMSQASTKSKTKKNKSQDQSQSLDQSSQTDQSHGVKDPSNNNAQNTGNTTQPSSLPNNGSVNRDLDKNVTTSLSSLSGTVAQLGLGTSSSVVPKDA